In the genome of Quercus robur chromosome 3, dhQueRobu3.1, whole genome shotgun sequence, one region contains:
- the LOC126718925 gene encoding uncharacterized protein LOC126718925 → MANLSSPNLSLFTILSESKRILNAHSRHFLALCVLFLLPLSFSLVVYPTLLNLITHPPPDNPKVLLRSFLDFHPLEHDQPIFSDTQFLSILYSLFVFAFSILAIGSITFSVFHGFYGRPVKLISTIKSVFLSFLPLFVTVVITRVVFSLIVVAFGGFLLLVTKNFELYSNYLVISGGVLLVLVLGYLQVNWTLACVVAVVESSWGFEPLRRSASLMRGMRKLGLSLFLFFGVFGGILVWTCGAVSELDIGDSDGWKSWGFVVQIVVTSTLLMLLLLYYAAANTVLYMYCKALHGELAVEIAEEFAREYVSLPFDDGKVPHVISVVIG, encoded by the coding sequence ATGGCAAATCTCTCTTCACCGAACCTAAGCCTCTTTACCATTCTCTCCGAATCAAAGCGCATCCTCAACGCTCACTCTCGCCATTTCCTCGCTCTTTGTGTCCTCTTCctcctccctctctctttctctctcgttGTCTACCCAACCCTTCTCAACCTCATCACTCACCCACCTCCTGACAACCCAAAAGTCCTCCTCCGCAGTTTCCTCGATTTTCATCCCCTAGAACATGACCAACCCATTTTCTCTGACACCCAGTTCCTCTCAATCCTCTACTCTCTTTTCGTTTTCGCTTTCTCTATCTTAGCCATTGGTTCCATCACTTTCAGTGTCTTCCATGGCTTCTATGGCCGACCCGTCAAGCTCATCTCAACTATCAAGTCCGTTTTCCTTTCATTCTTGCCTCTTTTCGTCACGGTGGTCATAACCCGGGTCGTGTTTTCTCTGATTGTTGTTGCTTTTGGGGGGTTCTTGTTGTTGGTGACGAAAAATTTTGAGCTTTACTCAAATTACCTTGTGATTTCTGGTggggttttgttggttttggtcTTGGGGTATTTGCAAGTGAATTGGACTTTGGCGTGTGTGGTTGCGGTGGTGGAATCAAGTTGGGGTTTTGAACCTTTGAGGAGGAGTGCAAGTTTGATGAGAGGGATGAGAAAGTTGgggctttctttgtttttgttttttggggtttttggtggGATTTTGGTGTGGACTTGTGGTGCTGTTTCTGAATTGGATATTGGAGATAGTGATGGGTGGAAAAGTTGGGGTTTTGTTGTGCAGATTGTTGTGACTTCAACTTTGCTTATGCTTTTGTTGCTTTACTATGCTGCGGCAAACACTGTGCTGTATATGTATTGCAAGGCTCTTCATGGAGAGTTAGCTGTGGAGATAGCTGAGGAGTTTGCAAGGGAGTATGTTAGCTTGCCCTTTGATGATGGGAAAGTCCCTCATGTTATTTCAGTTGTCATAGGTTGA
- the LOC126718924 gene encoding probable protein S-acyltransferase 22, with product MRKNGWQLPYHPLQVVAVAVFLALGFAFYVFFAPFVGKKLFQYIVMGLYTPLITCVFGLYVWCAAADPADPGVFRSKKYLNIPDHEKHSRPKDSKLGGESTSSILDANTTTVGGKPMDKDALGKDATMKDHTAEIEKNASPKNSSCLLLVCSPCAFICNSCGSSEESSEQQMSEEGMFYCSLCEVEVFKYSKHCRVCDKCVDRFDHHCRWLNNCIGKKNYRQFFTLMVTSLLLLILQWTTGIVVLICCFLERKRFSADISTKLGSSFSLVPFIIVVALCTILAMIATLPLAQLFFFHILLIKKGISTYDYIIALREQEQEQQGIGVQQSPQMSPASSLTGLSSASSFTTFHRGAWCTPPRLFLEDQFDVVPPETGSVSSLGKRMGGEEIIKKKNAGAVKISPWTLARLNAEEVSKAAAEARKKSRILQPVIRRDAPFGLEPDSSFGSSGRRMVPRPDNNRRRANKRVRLPADLPVEPLPTVSAKALDKGFSETSTSLAPLQLEARSAFQTSRAMSSSAGIVASSPESSLDSPDIHPFRVSSSGPEEARQLTSLSAAAAVAQRGLPLSRSTSDGYEASGGEDSDRVPSRIIQRSTNWSNLLFGTDHDERVIRLNASSSSQANNRKL from the exons ATGAGGAAGAATGGATGGCAACTTCCTTATCACCCTCTTCAG GTGGTGGCTGTTGCTGTATTTTTGGCATTGGGGTTTGCTTTCTATGTGTTCTTTGCTCCATTTGTTGGGAAGAAACTCTTTCAGTATATTGTGATGGGACTCTACACTCCTCTT ATCACATGTGTCTTCGGCCTATATGTTTGGTGTGCGGCAGCCGATCCTGCAGACCCAGGAGTTTTTAGGTccaaaaaatatctaaatattCCAGACCATGAAAAGCATTCACGACCAAAGGATTCTAAATTGGGTGGGGAATCAACGTCTTCCATACTTGATGCTAATACCACAACAGTTGGGGGAAAACCTATGGATAAAGATGCATTAGGCAAAGATGCAACTATGAAAGACCATACTGCTGAAATTGAGAAGAATGCATCACCAAAGAATTCATCTTGTCTCCTATTGGTTTGCTCTCCTTGTGCTTTTATCTGCAACAGCTGTGGTTCAAGTGAGGAGTCTTCTGAACAACAAATGAGTGAAGAAGGCATGTTCTATTGCAGTTTGTGTGAAGTTGAG GTTTTCAAGTACAGCAAGCACTGTCGAGTTTGTGATAAATGTGTTGACCGTTTTGATCATCATTGCAGG TGGCTCAACAACTGTATAGGCAAAAAGAACTACCGGCAATTTTTCACCCTCATGGTTACTTCTCTCCTCTTG CTTATTCTACAATGGACGACTGGAATCGTTGTGCTTATCTGCTGTTTTCTTGAGAGGAAGCGGTTTTCTGCAGATATATCTACCAAGTTAGGAAGCAGTTTCTCTCTGGTGCCCTTCATTATTGTAGTG GCATTGTGCACCATCTTGGCTATGATTGCTACACTACCACTAGCTCAGCTATTCTTCTTTCACATCCTCCTCATAAAGAAG GGAATTAGTACATATGATTACATCATAGCTCTAAGGGAACAGGAGCAAGAGCAACAAGGAATCGGAGTTCAGCAAAGCCCCCAAATGTCTCCTGCCAGCTCACTCACTGGATTAAGCAGTGCAAGCTCGTTTACAACTTTCCACCGTGGTGCATGGTGCACACCTCCACGCTTGTTTCTTGAAGATCAG TTTGATGTAGTTCCTCCAGAAACTGGATCTGTAAGTTCGTTAGGGAAAAGGATGGGGGGAGAggaaataattaagaaaaaaaatgctggAGCAGTAAAGATCAGTCCATGGACATTAGCTCGATTAAATGCAGAAGAGGTTTCAAAGGCTGCCGCAGAGGCAAGAAAAAAATCCAGAATTTTGCAGCCCGTAATAAGACGGGATGCCCCTTTTGGTCTAGAACCTGACAGTAGCTTTGGCAGCAGTGGTCGCCGGATGGTCCCAAGGCCTGACAATAATAGAAGGCGAGCTAATAAGCGGGTGCGCCTCCCAGCTGACCTGCCTGTGGAGCCCCTGCCAACAGTTTCTGCTAAAGCACTTGACAAAGGTTTCAGTGAGACATCAACTAGTTTGGCCCCTCTTCAGCTTGAAGCGCGTAGTGCTTTCCAAACAAGCCGAGCAATGTCAAGCTCTGCTGGGATTGTTGCTTCTTCACCTGAGAGCAGTTTAGACTCGCCTGATATTCACCCATTCCGGGTCTCTTCCTCAGGACCTGAAGAGGCAAGGCAGCTCACAAGTCTGTCAGCTGCTGCTGCAGTTGCTCAGAGAGGACTCCCACTGTCAAGGTCAACTAGTGATGGGTATGAAGCTTCTGGTGGGGAAGATAGTGACAGAGTTCCTTCTAGAATTATTCAAAGGTCAACAAACTGGAGTAACCTTCTCTTTGGTACAGATCATGATGAGAGGGTTATTAGACTGAATGCTTCATCTTCTAGCCAGGCTAACAATAGAAAGCTTTGA